From one Paenibacillus sp. FSL K6-1330 genomic stretch:
- a CDS encoding ABC transporter permease, which produces MNIQIKSGALQQVLALASLVVLILFFTFSSSNFFQFSNIVGILLSTAVIGVLALGSTFVIITGGIDLSVGTVMTLSGVMTGVCITFWGLPVPVGILGGILTGALCGLLSGTAVAKMKIPPFIATLAMMMIAKGLALIISGAKPVYFNDAESFAEVSQGSVLGWLIPGLDIPNAVVIFFIAAVVGYLILSKTIIGRYNFALGSNEEATRLSGVHVGFWKIVIYTLTGAFTGLAGVMMASRLNSANPALGAGYELEAIAAVVIGGTSLSGGKGTIIGTVIGALIMSVLTNGLRILSVPQEWQTVVVGFVIILAVYADILRRRKA; this is translated from the coding sequence ATGAACATTCAAATCAAATCGGGTGCGCTGCAGCAAGTGCTGGCTCTAGCCAGCCTGGTCGTTCTCATTCTATTCTTTACGTTCTCATCCAGCAATTTCTTTCAGTTCTCCAATATCGTGGGCATTCTTCTCTCGACCGCGGTGATCGGCGTGCTGGCTTTGGGATCTACCTTTGTCATCATTACCGGCGGCATTGATCTGTCCGTCGGGACGGTCATGACGCTGAGCGGTGTTATGACCGGCGTATGCATCACCTTCTGGGGATTACCGGTTCCTGTCGGCATCCTTGGCGGCATCTTGACGGGCGCGCTGTGCGGGCTTCTGTCCGGAACGGCGGTGGCGAAGATGAAGATCCCGCCTTTTATCGCAACGCTGGCGATGATGATGATTGCCAAAGGACTGGCACTGATTATCTCCGGAGCCAAGCCGGTCTATTTCAACGACGCGGAAAGCTTTGCCGAGGTGTCCCAAGGCAGTGTGCTGGGCTGGTTGATACCGGGCCTCGATATTCCGAATGCGGTCGTTATTTTCTTCATTGCGGCGGTTGTGGGTTACCTCATCTTATCGAAGACCATTATCGGCCGGTATAACTTTGCACTGGGCAGCAACGAGGAGGCGACCCGATTGTCCGGCGTCCATGTGGGCTTCTGGAAAATCGTCATTTACACCCTAACCGGCGCTTTTACCGGCTTGGCCGGTGTCATGATGGCATCGAGGCTGAACTCGGCCAATCCGGCCCTGGGTGCCGGGTATGAGCTGGAAGCCATTGCGGCGGTCGTGATCGGGGGAACTTCGCTCAGCGGAGGGAAGGGGACCATCATCGGTACGGTGATCGGAGCTTTGATCATGAGTGTGCTGACGAATGGATTACGCATTCTGTCCGTGCCGCAGGAGTGGCAAACCGTTGTCGTAGGGTTCGTTATCATACTCGCGGTGTATGCGGATATTTTGCGCAGACGCAAAGCGTAA
- a CDS encoding substrate-binding domain-containing protein: MKSYMRLRYILLLLISVLILGYVAFQWSKAEPGAKKIIVGVKALDEIEFWRVLIEGVNTASREFGVDVSVVGPTQEIEVDLQIQLLEEAIKQKPDAIVMAAGDYNRLVPVAESIRKADIPLIMIDSAVNGDYAQSLIATDNVNAGQKAGKELSSLLPADAKVAIVSFVQGTSTQIEREQGVRSILESRSGTEIVGTYYSEGKEERAYEITKKLLLERPDLNGIVGLNEPSTVGAGRAIRELGLGGKVKLVGFDSSVKEVKLLEEGVLQATIVQKPFNIGYLGIKTAVSIIEGDKVSRNVYTDSVVINKDNMYTEENQKLLFPFVEE; encoded by the coding sequence ATGAAGTCGTACATGAGACTGCGATATATTTTACTGCTGCTGATTTCGGTGCTAATCCTGGGTTATGTCGCCTTTCAATGGTCCAAGGCAGAGCCTGGTGCCAAGAAGATCATCGTGGGTGTTAAAGCACTGGATGAAATTGAATTCTGGCGGGTACTGATTGAAGGGGTGAACACGGCTTCTCGTGAATTCGGTGTGGATGTCTCGGTGGTAGGACCCACCCAGGAAATCGAAGTGGACTTGCAGATCCAATTGCTGGAGGAAGCCATCAAACAGAAGCCGGATGCGATTGTCATGGCCGCTGGAGATTATAACCGCCTTGTTCCCGTAGCAGAGTCCATTCGTAAGGCTGACATCCCGCTAATTATGATTGATTCCGCCGTTAATGGTGATTATGCGCAGAGCTTGATCGCGACCGACAATGTGAATGCTGGACAGAAGGCAGGCAAAGAGCTCTCTTCATTACTCCCGGCAGATGCCAAGGTTGCTATCGTCAGTTTCGTACAGGGGACCTCGACGCAGATCGAGAGGGAACAAGGGGTCCGAAGTATTTTGGAGTCGCGCAGCGGCACGGAAATTGTGGGCACTTACTATAGCGAAGGCAAGGAGGAGAGAGCCTATGAAATCACGAAGAAGCTGCTGCTGGAGAGGCCTGACCTGAATGGAATCGTGGGACTGAATGAGCCTTCTACGGTGGGGGCAGGCAGAGCGATTCGAGAACTGGGGCTGGGGGGCAAGGTCAAGCTGGTCGGATTCGACAGCTCGGTGAAGGAAGTCAAGCTGCTCGAAGAGGGAGTCCTGCAAGCCACGATCGTTCAGAAACCCTTCAACATCGGCTATTTAGGCATCAAAACAGCCGTATCCATCATCGAAGGAGACAAGGTGTCACGCAACGTGTACACCGATTCCGTAGTCATCAACAAAGACAATATGTATACCGAGGAGAACCAGAAGCTGCTCTTTCCCTTTGTGGAAGAGTAG
- a CDS encoding sensor histidine kinase — MKAPQRIKTIQSRIASSFVMLVLFTALLLIFISYRLSESAVRETAESYTSELINQVNANIQTYITGMKDISLAAMNNPNVREYLASADELQPAELAILKAKISEYFHSIRVSRKDIASINIFGAGDTFISDRADAELNPYIALSEQPWYRQAKENKGQTVISSSHVQPVIKGEYRWVVSLSRELSGVNPSNGLGILLIDLNFKVINDMLSKLDLGNRGYVFVIDRQGRIVYHPQQQLLYSNLKTERLERVISDKQGGFVVKEGGASRIYSIKDTDFGWKIVGVFYENELVDNKKQMQLSFAIAGLLCLGVGVLFSVVISRNLTRPIKKLQEKMMEVEKGNFDIRVPVGHSREISGLARSFNVMVLKVKELMDQIVVEQEIKRKSELNALQAQINPHFLYNTLDSIIWMAESKKHDEVILMTSALARLFRASLSKGREMIPIATEVEHITNYLKIQQMRYQDKIRFALAIDRELYPYLTLKVLLQPLVENAIYHGIKNKEGPGTVTITGKFQHNRIEFQVRDDGIGMDQSKVETLLTSKEGNPARNSVGIANVHQRIQLYFGAEYGLSYTSEPGSGTCVKVLIPAVHPEEWRSLEGDVP, encoded by the coding sequence ATGAAGGCACCGCAGCGAATCAAAACCATTCAATCCCGCATCGCCAGCTCCTTCGTGATGTTAGTGCTGTTTACGGCGCTGCTGCTGATCTTCATCTCCTATCGGCTGTCCGAATCGGCTGTTCGCGAAACGGCGGAGAGTTATACCTCCGAGCTGATCAATCAAGTGAATGCGAATATCCAAACCTACATTACGGGCATGAAGGACATCTCGCTCGCAGCGATGAACAATCCGAACGTCAGAGAATATCTGGCCTCGGCCGATGAACTGCAGCCTGCGGAACTGGCTATATTGAAAGCGAAGATATCGGAATATTTCCACTCGATTCGGGTTTCGCGCAAAGATATTGCGTCGATTAATATTTTTGGAGCCGGCGACACCTTTATCTCCGATCGGGCGGACGCCGAACTGAATCCCTATATTGCGTTATCGGAGCAGCCCTGGTATCGGCAGGCGAAGGAAAACAAGGGACAGACAGTGATCTCCTCGTCCCATGTACAGCCGGTCATCAAGGGAGAGTACCGCTGGGTCGTATCACTGAGCCGCGAGCTCAGCGGCGTGAATCCTTCGAATGGGCTGGGCATTCTGTTGATCGATCTCAACTTCAAGGTGATTAACGATATGCTCAGCAAGCTGGATCTGGGGAACCGGGGTTACGTGTTTGTGATTGACCGTCAAGGCCGGATTGTGTATCACCCGCAGCAGCAGCTGCTCTACAGCAATTTGAAGACGGAGAGATTAGAGCGGGTAATTTCGGACAAGCAAGGGGGATTTGTCGTGAAGGAGGGCGGGGCAAGCCGGATATACAGCATCAAGGATACGGATTTCGGCTGGAAAATCGTTGGCGTTTTTTATGAGAATGAGCTGGTGGACAATAAGAAGCAAATGCAGCTTTCTTTTGCTATAGCGGGGTTGTTATGTCTTGGCGTGGGCGTGCTGTTTTCCGTTGTCATCTCCCGGAACCTGACGCGTCCCATCAAGAAACTCCAAGAGAAAATGATGGAAGTGGAGAAGGGGAATTTCGATATCCGGGTTCCCGTGGGGCATTCCAGGGAAATCTCCGGCCTGGCCCGCAGCTTCAACGTGATGGTGCTGAAGGTTAAGGAATTGATGGATCAGATCGTGGTAGAGCAGGAAATTAAGAGGAAAAGCGAGCTGAATGCCCTGCAAGCCCAAATCAATCCCCATTTTCTCTATAATACGCTGGATTCCATCATATGGATGGCCGAAAGCAAGAAGCATGATGAGGTGATTCTGATGACATCGGCTTTAGCAAGGTTGTTTCGAGCTTCGCTCAGCAAAGGGAGGGAGATGATACCGATTGCTACCGAGGTGGAACATATAACGAATTATTTAAAAATACAACAAATGCGATACCAGGACAAAATCCGTTTTGCCCTGGCTATCGATCGCGAACTTTACCCGTATCTGACATTGAAGGTGCTGCTGCAGCCGCTGGTGGAGAATGCCATTTATCATGGCATCAAGAACAAGGAAGGTCCGGGAACGGTCACGATTACAGGGAAGTTTCAACATAACCGGATCGAGTTTCAAGTCAGGGATGACGGCATCGGCATGGATCAGTCCAAGGTTGAGACTCTGCTAACGTCCAAAGAAGGCAACCCAGCGAGAAACAGCGTTGGGATTGCGAACGTCCACCAGCGGATTCAGTTATATTTTGGAGCGGAATATGGCCTTAGCTATACGAGCGAGCCCGGATCGGGGACATGCGTAAAGGTGCTCATTCCAGCTGTTCATCCGGAGGAATGGCGGAGCTTGGAGGGGGATGTGCCATGA
- a CDS encoding sugar ABC transporter ATP-binding protein: MSEVLIQMEGITKGFPGVLALNNCRFELLRGEVHALMGENGAGKSTMMKILTGVYQKDAGTITYKGQPVDLTNPKAAQDAGISMIHQELNLAPDLTVAQNIFIGREPRRKLRLFLDEQALNRQVKELFERMGLDMDPSIKVSELTVAKQQMVEIAKALSYSADVLVMDEPTAALSETEIEDLFRIIRQLREGGVGIVYISHRMDEIKRITDRITVMRDGQYIDTVSTAEVTTQDIISKMVGRQIYETSKPERSAGERETVLEVKGLNQGRTLKDINFTLKKGEILGIAGLVGAGRTELARAIFGADRIQSGEIHVHGRKITIKGPHDAVRQGIGYLSEDRKRYGCVVDLDVKSNVAIASYGNFVCPGGWMSTARIREQAEEIVSRLKVKTPHVDQEVKYLSGGNQQKVVIGKWLTRDCDILIFDEPTRGIDVGAKSEIYRLLNDLTAQGKSIIMISSELPEILRMSHRILVMCEGRITGELEHEEATQESIMHLATARM; the protein is encoded by the coding sequence TTGAGCGAAGTATTGATACAGATGGAAGGAATCACGAAGGGATTTCCGGGCGTGCTTGCATTAAATAACTGCCGATTTGAACTGCTGCGCGGTGAGGTTCATGCGCTTATGGGTGAGAACGGTGCTGGCAAATCAACCATGATGAAAATCCTGACCGGCGTATACCAGAAGGATGCAGGAACGATCACGTACAAGGGGCAGCCCGTGGATTTAACGAATCCGAAAGCGGCACAAGACGCGGGGATCAGCATGATCCATCAGGAATTGAACTTGGCGCCCGATCTGACAGTTGCTCAGAATATATTCATCGGGCGGGAGCCGCGACGAAAGCTCCGATTGTTTCTGGATGAGCAGGCGCTAAACCGACAAGTGAAGGAACTGTTCGAGCGGATGGGACTGGACATGGACCCATCCATCAAGGTTTCGGAACTAACGGTTGCCAAGCAGCAGATGGTGGAGATTGCCAAGGCATTGTCTTATAGCGCCGACGTGCTGGTCATGGATGAGCCTACTGCGGCTTTAAGCGAAACCGAGATTGAGGATTTGTTTCGCATCATTCGTCAGCTTCGAGAAGGCGGAGTTGGAATCGTTTACATTTCCCATCGGATGGATGAGATCAAGCGAATTACGGATCGCATTACGGTCATGCGTGACGGGCAGTACATCGATACGGTATCCACAGCTGAAGTTACCACCCAGGACATTATTTCCAAGATGGTTGGCCGGCAAATCTACGAGACCTCGAAGCCGGAGAGGAGCGCAGGTGAACGTGAGACGGTATTGGAGGTTAAAGGACTGAATCAAGGTCGAACTTTGAAGGACATTAACTTCACTCTGAAAAAGGGAGAAATCCTTGGCATTGCAGGGCTGGTTGGCGCGGGGCGGACCGAGCTTGCCCGGGCGATCTTCGGTGCCGACCGCATTCAATCCGGCGAGATCCACGTTCATGGCCGCAAGATAACGATCAAGGGCCCCCACGATGCGGTGCGCCAAGGGATCGGCTATCTATCCGAGGATCGTAAGCGCTATGGATGCGTTGTCGATCTGGATGTGAAGAGCAATGTGGCTATCGCGTCATACGGTAACTTCGTGTGTCCCGGGGGCTGGATGAGTACGGCCAGGATTCGCGAGCAGGCAGAGGAAATAGTGTCGCGATTGAAGGTCAAAACACCACATGTGGACCAGGAAGTAAAGTACCTCTCCGGCGGCAATCAGCAGAAAGTCGTCATCGGCAAATGGCTGACCCGCGATTGCGACATTCTGATCTTCGACGAACCGACCCGCGGGATCGATGTAGGGGCCAAGAGCGAAATCTACCGTTTGCTGAACGATCTAACGGCACAGGGCAAATCAATCATCATGATCTCGTCGGAGCTGCCTGAAATCCTTCGAATGAGTCATCGGATTCTCGTGATGTGTGAAGGCCGGATTACAGGCGAGCTGGAACATGAAGAGGCGACCCAAGAAAGCATTATGCATCTGGCTACAGCGAGAATGTAA
- a CDS encoding ABC transporter substrate-binding protein has translation MKIMKKLSVLALILMLTASMLAACGSTGNNAAGGTDSPSEGGSGSGSSSAAEGEIYIPIISKGFQHQFWQAVKAGAEQAGEELGVRITFEGPETESQVDKQIEMLQAALDKKPSAIGFAALDSQASIPYLKKAQENNIPVIAFDSGVESDIPVTTASTDNMAASALAADKMAELIGNEGKIAMVVHDQTSVTGVSRRDGFKKQIEEKYPNIEIVDIQYGGGDHLKSTDLAKAMMQAHPDLKGIFGANEGSAVGVINAVTEMKKEGQIIVVGFDSGKAQIDAIKNGTMAGAITQNPVGIGYETVKAAVAAIKGEKVEPQIDTGFYWYDKNNIDSDEIKAVIYE, from the coding sequence ATGAAGATTATGAAAAAGCTATCCGTATTGGCTCTGATTCTCATGCTAACTGCAAGTATGCTGGCGGCTTGCGGTTCAACGGGCAATAACGCTGCCGGAGGAACCGACAGTCCAAGCGAGGGCGGATCGGGTTCAGGTTCCAGTTCTGCAGCCGAAGGAGAAATCTACATCCCGATCATTTCCAAAGGCTTTCAGCACCAATTCTGGCAGGCGGTAAAAGCGGGTGCCGAGCAGGCAGGGGAAGAGCTTGGCGTACGGATTACCTTTGAAGGACCGGAGACGGAATCCCAGGTGGATAAGCAGATCGAAATGCTGCAGGCAGCACTCGACAAGAAACCAAGCGCGATCGGCTTTGCCGCATTGGATAGCCAGGCCTCCATACCTTATCTGAAAAAAGCCCAGGAAAACAACATCCCTGTCATCGCCTTCGATTCGGGCGTGGAAAGCGACATTCCGGTCACGACGGCATCGACGGACAATATGGCTGCATCCGCGCTTGCGGCAGACAAAATGGCGGAGCTCATCGGAAATGAAGGCAAAATCGCCATGGTGGTCCATGACCAGACCAGCGTAACGGGGGTTAGCCGCCGCGACGGTTTTAAGAAGCAGATCGAAGAGAAGTATCCGAATATCGAGATTGTTGACATTCAATATGGAGGCGGGGATCACCTGAAATCGACAGACCTGGCCAAGGCGATGATGCAGGCGCATCCGGATTTGAAAGGGATATTCGGGGCGAATGAAGGTTCTGCGGTTGGCGTCATTAACGCAGTAACGGAGATGAAAAAGGAAGGTCAGATCATCGTGGTCGGATTCGATTCCGGAAAAGCACAGATTGACGCAATCAAGAACGGGACAATGGCGGGAGCCATCACGCAAAATCCGGTAGGCATCGGATACGAGACGGTAAAAGCCGCTGTGGCAGCCATCAAAGGGGAGAAGGTTGAACCGCAGATCGATACGGGATTCTACTGGTACGACAAAAACAATATCGATAGCGACGAGATCAAAGCCGTGATCTATGAGTAA
- a CDS encoding NAD(P)H-dependent oxidoreductase, with amino-acid sequence MKVAIVVGSIRKESYNMKLAEYLKQRYSDQIAFEILGLRDLPFYDQDIELDPPAVVKDFKERIAAADAVLWITPEYNYSIPGVLKNALDWLSRVDKVMNGKPSWIMGASMGQLGTVRAQEHLRDILFSVGITSPLLPNNEVYIGAVHEKMDEAGKLIHEPTIGFLDIVVNNFITWMNTRK; translated from the coding sequence ATGAAAGTCGCAATCGTTGTAGGAAGCATTAGAAAAGAGTCGTACAATATGAAACTGGCGGAATATTTGAAGCAGCGCTACTCGGATCAGATTGCGTTTGAAATCTTGGGGCTTCGAGATCTTCCGTTTTATGATCAAGACATTGAGCTGGATCCTCCTGCGGTTGTTAAGGATTTCAAAGAGCGGATTGCTGCCGCCGATGCGGTATTGTGGATCACACCGGAGTATAATTACTCCATACCGGGCGTGCTCAAGAACGCGCTCGATTGGTTATCGCGCGTTGATAAGGTCATGAACGGGAAGCCTTCATGGATTATGGGGGCGTCGATGGGACAGCTTGGAACGGTTCGCGCTCAAGAGCATCTCCGGGATATTCTGTTTTCTGTCGGCATTACTTCGCCGCTGCTTCCGAACAATGAAGTATACATCGGCGCGGTACACGAGAAGATGGATGAGGCTGGCAAGTTAATCCATGAGCCAACCATCGGTTTCCTCGATATTGTGGTGAACAATTTCATTACATGGATGAACACCCGCAAATAA
- a CDS encoding response regulator transcription factor, giving the protein MYTILIVDDEPIVREGIRNQIQWADHGFECIGVCENGRDALETVTRQPPDVVLTDINMPYMDGLELSRHITERFPKTKIIILTGFDDFEYAQQAVKLQVTDFIMKPVTSAELREMLDKLKLEMDEEHGRTEHLKRLKYQLNESLVLLKERFLERLASSPMKRSEIESKLIYFDIPLPGPLYIAIAADRDELRSDEEHVDNELYAFALYNIMQELLAGEPGAAVFRYKENKVMAILSGFGEEELHARAQELAEGIRGSTKQFMKFTVTLGIGTICRELQDIRYSCRASEAALEYRLLIGRDQVVHITDLEKRGDAPLLDGIETESALISAIRAGTDSEVKTCIRRLISELGSASISIELCYVRIVRVMLAVLQTLMEIGCNENELIGKEKSLLSDLHSFRSLDEIEGWLNEVCEQALRDVAKTRKDLTRSQMLEAVDFIQRHYEDPELSIKTVCSRIFMSTSYFSALFKTHTGRTFVEYVTEVRMEKAKELLKHSSMKTYEIAAKTGYQDPQYFSVLFKKHTGDTPTEYRNKMASDEVWP; this is encoded by the coding sequence TTGTATACGATTCTTATTGTGGACGACGAACCGATTGTAAGGGAAGGGATTCGAAACCAGATTCAGTGGGCGGACCATGGCTTTGAATGCATCGGAGTTTGCGAGAACGGCAGGGATGCATTGGAGACTGTCACCCGCCAACCACCTGATGTGGTGTTAACGGACATCAACATGCCGTACATGGATGGCCTGGAATTGTCCCGCCATATTACAGAACGTTTTCCTAAGACGAAGATCATCATTCTGACCGGGTTTGACGATTTCGAATATGCCCAGCAGGCGGTGAAGCTGCAGGTCACGGATTTTATTATGAAACCGGTTACCTCGGCGGAATTAAGGGAGATGCTTGATAAACTCAAGCTGGAGATGGATGAGGAACACGGACGTACGGAGCACTTGAAGAGGCTCAAATATCAGTTGAATGAGAGCTTGGTCTTGCTTAAGGAACGATTTCTCGAACGACTGGCGTCATCGCCGATGAAGCGATCCGAGATCGAGAGCAAGCTGATTTACTTTGATATTCCGCTTCCGGGGCCGCTTTATATCGCAATAGCAGCGGATAGGGATGAGCTTCGTTCGGATGAAGAGCACGTCGATAATGAGCTGTATGCTTTTGCCTTATACAATATCATGCAGGAATTATTGGCGGGTGAGCCCGGTGCAGCCGTTTTTCGGTACAAGGAGAACAAGGTTATGGCCATTCTGTCGGGCTTCGGCGAGGAGGAGCTGCACGCTCGGGCGCAGGAGCTGGCGGAGGGAATTCGCGGATCTACGAAACAGTTCATGAAATTCACGGTCACGCTGGGCATCGGAACGATTTGCCGTGAGCTTCAGGACATCCGTTATTCCTGCAGGGCTTCGGAGGCTGCATTGGAATACCGGCTCCTGATCGGCCGCGATCAGGTGGTCCATATCACGGATCTTGAAAAGCGGGGGGACGCTCCTCTCCTGGATGGGATCGAAACCGAGTCAGCGCTAATCTCCGCGATCCGGGCTGGTACGGACTCCGAAGTAAAGACGTGCATCCGGCGGTTGATCAGCGAACTTGGAAGCGCTTCAATTTCAATCGAGCTCTGTTATGTTCGGATCGTACGAGTGATGCTTGCGGTTCTTCAAACTTTGATGGAAATCGGCTGCAATGAGAACGAGTTGATCGGCAAAGAGAAAAGTCTGCTATCCGATCTACATTCTTTTCGGTCCTTGGATGAGATCGAGGGTTGGTTAAACGAGGTGTGCGAGCAGGCGCTAAGGGACGTTGCCAAGACGAGAAAGGACTTGACCCGCTCCCAGATGCTGGAGGCGGTCGATTTCATCCAGCGACATTACGAGGATCCGGAGTTATCGATTAAGACCGTGTGCAGCCGGATCTTCATGAGCACGAGTTACTTCAGCGCTCTGTTCAAAACGCATACCGGGAGAACCTTCGTTGAATACGTAACGGAAGTCCGTATGGAAAAAGCAAAGGAACTGCTGAAGCATTCCTCGATGAAAACCTATGAAATTGCGGCAAAGACCGGTTATCAGGATCCACAATATTTTAGCGTGCTGTTTAAGAAACATACCGGAGATACCCCGACCGAGTACCGAAATAAAATGGCGTCAGACGAGGTATGGCCATGA
- a CDS encoding VOC family protein, whose product MITHFAGLKLKTVSIQGVKQFYNGLLHFPIASESEVEIVFQPTPDFTLAFEEAYESIAPAHIAFEVPYSQFESMIQKLAEQVPLLKWPDGEVVERFDSGVNVYFKDGDGNLLEFIAHDDLKEGVLAPNGTYGVLYLREVGLPVEDPIAARLWMQKTLGLTIAKESEQFAFVIGGTAHAVVVSTKRKWIPISMYALAPSLEITYGVTDERFLDRVRSTLDRRMMVSDTEDGLHFRMYGYSIRLKITSFPKDIAVRLNLPSAIEGKEVNSVISDRYLEDGLTALSRGGEIGWFEGHVGGAYLAAYYMQKEFDLPQDVLQGLASNCWHLRSQHEDWFEPYPPEPAQPELMNRFIEGLLPNLTNLSTSGHGVTLAVLGLKALRERPDLLTPSIVRGLLKLMEDAAVEHKLARYYGIDDYTKLDRSEISLSEIPPYRNASDLAIRALSELDHVLPDQHVEGKYYFFAGELEHGITHAHALIELERLGYAQLAKLGQNNHRLQIKLNRLKPQALSNQRVEAAEEASITDSAYWSGLYEDPHAIKVPYAALSLMRYVPPERRADMERGVCKLLSLMK is encoded by the coding sequence ATGATCACTCATTTTGCCGGATTGAAATTAAAAACGGTCTCCATTCAGGGTGTGAAACAATTTTACAACGGACTGCTTCATTTCCCGATTGCAAGCGAAAGCGAGGTTGAGATCGTATTCCAGCCTACACCGGATTTCACACTCGCATTTGAAGAAGCGTATGAATCTATAGCTCCTGCCCATATCGCGTTTGAAGTGCCTTATTCCCAGTTTGAATCCATGATCCAGAAGCTCGCAGAGCAGGTACCTTTGTTGAAATGGCCTGATGGTGAAGTGGTTGAGCGGTTTGATTCCGGCGTGAATGTGTACTTCAAGGATGGCGATGGAAACTTGCTTGAGTTTATCGCGCACGATGATCTGAAGGAAGGGGTACTGGCGCCGAACGGCACCTATGGCGTCCTGTATTTGCGGGAGGTGGGATTACCTGTGGAGGATCCGATAGCCGCAAGATTATGGATGCAGAAGACGCTCGGTTTAACGATCGCCAAGGAGTCGGAGCAATTCGCTTTTGTCATTGGAGGAACAGCCCATGCCGTTGTTGTATCAACAAAGCGCAAATGGATTCCGATTTCGATGTATGCGCTGGCACCATCCCTGGAGATAACTTATGGAGTAACCGACGAACGGTTTCTGGACCGGGTTCGATCCACTCTGGATCGGCGGATGATGGTTTCGGATACCGAGGATGGTTTGCATTTTAGAATGTATGGTTACAGCATCCGACTAAAGATCACAAGCTTTCCTAAAGACATTGCAGTCAGGCTGAATCTGCCAAGTGCAATTGAAGGGAAGGAGGTGAATTCGGTCATTAGTGACCGGTATTTGGAGGATGGTCTTACAGCCTTGAGCCGCGGCGGCGAGATTGGCTGGTTTGAAGGACATGTTGGCGGAGCGTATTTGGCGGCTTATTACATGCAGAAGGAGTTTGATCTGCCGCAAGATGTACTGCAGGGGTTGGCTTCCAATTGCTGGCACTTGCGCAGTCAGCATGAAGATTGGTTCGAACCCTATCCTCCCGAACCTGCGCAGCCTGAATTAATGAATCGATTTATTGAAGGACTGCTGCCTAACCTGACGAATCTGAGTACCTCCGGACACGGGGTAACCCTGGCCGTCTTGGGACTGAAAGCATTGCGTGAGCGTCCGGACTTACTGACGCCGTCTATCGTGCGAGGTTTACTTAAGCTGATGGAAGATGCAGCAGTTGAACACAAGCTTGCCAGGTATTACGGAATTGATGATTATACGAAGCTGGATCGATCGGAGATCTCACTCTCGGAAATACCGCCGTACCGGAATGCATCCGATCTGGCCATTCGTGCTTTATCCGAGTTGGATCATGTGCTGCCGGATCAACACGTTGAAGGGAAGTACTACTTTTTTGCTGGTGAGCTTGAGCATGGCATTACCCACGCCCACGCATTGATTGAGCTGGAACGGCTCGGATATGCTCAGCTTGCCAAGCTTGGTCAAAACAATCACAGGCTGCAAATAAAACTCAACCGTTTAAAGCCACAAGCGCTATCGAATCAGAGAGTTGAGGCTGCAGAGGAAGCTTCGATTACGGATTCGGCCTATTGGAGCGGGCTGTATGAAGATCCGCATGCAATCAAGGTGCCATATGCCGCACTGTCCTTGATGCGGTACGTGCCGCCAGAGAGAAGAGCAGATATGGAACGCGGCGTATGTAAACTGCTCTCGTTGATGAAGTAG
- a CDS encoding AAA family ATPase — protein sequence MSYLGQPAVIVVTGVMASGKSTVAQLLAEKFERGVHLRGDSFRKMIVRGREEMLPDASLEAERQLALRYQLSASAARTYAEAGFHVVLQDVILGPALHQITEMLNDLPVFVVVLNPSENAISAREQIRDKKGYGVWTIYELNRRLTIETPRIGLWLDTSDLSPEETVEEIWKRMWDEGQIR from the coding sequence ATGTCATATTTAGGTCAACCAGCCGTTATCGTCGTCACTGGCGTCATGGCCTCTGGTAAGTCGACGGTAGCCCAGCTGCTAGCGGAGAAGTTTGAACGCGGGGTCCATTTGCGAGGGGACTCGTTTCGGAAAATGATAGTCAGGGGCAGAGAAGAAATGCTTCCGGATGCTTCGCTAGAGGCGGAGAGGCAGCTCGCATTACGGTATCAGCTATCCGCCTCCGCTGCCAGAACCTATGCTGAAGCCGGTTTTCATGTCGTTCTGCAGGACGTCATTCTCGGCCCGGCGCTGCACCAAATAACCGAAATGCTAAACGACCTTCCTGTCTTCGTTGTTGTACTGAACCCATCCGAGAATGCCATTAGCGCACGCGAGCAGATACGTGACAAAAAAGGCTACGGGGTATGGACCATCTACGAGCTGAACCGGCGGTTGACTATCGAAACGCCAAGGATCGGCCTGTGGCTGGATACCTCCGATTTATCTCCTGAAGAAACGGTTGAAGAGATTTGGAAGCGGATGTGGGACGAGGGGCAGATCCGTTAA